The following coding sequences lie in one Hypanus sabinus isolate sHypSab1 chromosome 20, sHypSab1.hap1, whole genome shotgun sequence genomic window:
- the si:dkey-118j18.2 gene encoding uncharacterized protein si:dkey-118j18.2: MELYWYIIVIIFIIVKIFFYICWYRSRQRQLDAYLSNPRNAQIVIVGGRAYLHQLCEQQNSPMWYSWYGGQDDGSVGEPSGSLPHAPSYSQLEVPPPYEAVPRGQTDDLKPPPYTEHATGSIEEARALSIPEGYDACSLSDAPPPYTPSPTVEISQQHTVMPSGAQELDSPSTEGSPCQV; the protein is encoded by the exons AATAGtgattatatttattattgtcaaaATCTTCTTCTACATCTGCTGGTATCGCTCACGGCAGCGACAACTGGATGCTTATCTGAGCAATCCACGGAACGCACAGATTGTGATTGTTGGGGGAAGAGCTTATCTACATCAACTCTGTGAGCAACAGAAT AGTCCCATGTGGTATAGTTGGTATGGTGGCCAGGATGATGGTTCAGTTGGAGAACCTTCTGGATCCCTGCCACATGCTCCTTCTTACAGCCAATTAGAAGTGCCACCTCCATATGAAGCAGTGCCAAGAGGTCAGACAG ATGACTTAAAACCACCGCCATACACAGAACATGCTACCGGCAGTATTGAAGAGGCTCGTGCTTTGTCTATACCAGAGGGGTATGATGCTTGCAGCTTGAGTGATGCTCCTCCCCCATATACTCCTAGTCCAACAGTTGAAATTTCACAGCAGCACACTGTGATGCCATCAGGTGCACAGGAGTTGGACAGTCCCTCTACAGAAGGCTCACCGTGTCAGGTCTGA